DNA from Candidatus Deferrimicrobium sp.:
CGGTTCAAAGGACCCGGATCGGCATCACGATCATCGGAAGGCCCGCGAACACCAGCCGCTTCTGCGCCATGAAGGCGGTCTGGTTGTGGAGGAGGCGGGAGAGCAGGTTCTCCTCCCTGAAGACGAGTTTGCCGGCGAAGACGCAGATATTGGGGAAATCCTTCACCACCTCCTCGGCAAGGTGGGTGATGGACTCGATCGCATCCGTTCCGACCAGGGTTCGGGCCTCCGCATAGTAACCGTGCCCCTTCACGAACTCCACGTACTTCCCGAGCTGCTCCCGGAGGTTGTGCGCCAGGTTCTCGACCTCCGCCGCTCCCTTGAACACGCTCGTATCGACGACCCCCGCGGAGATGAAGATGAAGTTCCGGAACATCCCCGGGAACTGCTTGACGACGGAGAAGAAGACGTGCATCCCGAGGCCGTTGTACCCGGAAACCATGATGACCGCCGTGGGGGCCTGCCGCCGGACCATCGGCTCCTGTGCCGCGGGGACCGTCACCGGGGGAAGCGTTAGGAGCAACTCGTCCAGGCGCCGCATGCTCTCCTGGGCGCTTCGGTAGTGACGCCGGATGGCAAAGCTTCCCGAGACGAACAGGCCGGTGATGAGGAGGGTCACCCAACCCCCGGCGCGAAATTTGAAAAAGACGGTGACGCACAGGACCGTCCCCGTCACCAGGAACCCGACGCCGTTCATGGCGATCCCGAACTTCCACTTCGCTTCCGTCTTCCGGTCCTTCCACCAGTGCAGGATCATGCCGAACTGGGAAAGGGAGAAGGTGAGGAAGACGTTGATGGAGTACATGATGACGAGGTACTGGACGGACCCCCCGGAGATGTATAGCATCAGGAGCGCCATCCCGCCCATGAATACCACGCCGTAGTTGCGGACCAACCGCTCGGAGAGGTGCGCGAAGCGGCGGGGGACGTAGTAATCCAGCGCCATGTTGGAGAGGACCTGCGGGCCGTCGATGATGCCGGTCTGGGCCGCCACGAACAGGAGGGCCGTCTCCGACCCGAGCACGATCGCCAGGAGGATCTTGCCGCCGCTCCCCTGCCAGAGGTCCCCGACAACCTTCCCGAAGAGGACGGCATTCAGCGTCTTCCCCGGGACGTGCCCGACCTTGTACAACAGGTAGCTCAGAAGGATCCCGCCCGCGAGGAACGACAGGGAGACGGCCATGTAGAGCATCGCCTTCTTCCCCGTGTGGACGCGGGGCTCCCGCAGCGTCTGCATCGAGTTGGAGACCGCCTCGATCCCGGTGAAGGTCCCGCCGCCCATCGAGAAAGCGCGCAGCAGCAGGGCGGCCAGCCCCACCCATCCGACCTGTCCCAGGGTGGTGTGGAAATCCCTGGACACCGCGGACGCGACGATCGGCAATTCCGCAACATGCCGCCCCATCGCGTACAGGAGCAACGGGATGTGACCGAGCATGAACACCATGAAGATGGGGGTGAAGACGGCGACAGACTCCTTGATCCCCCGCAGATTCATCCAGACGAGGGTGACGATCACCAGGGTGACGAATCCGAGCTTGAGGTGCAAATACTGGGGCGGAAGGATGCTGAAAAAAGCGTCCGTCCCCGCCGCGACGGACATGGTGATCGTCAGGATGTAGTCGATGACCAGGGCCGACCCGGAGACCACCCCCGCCTTCTCCCCGAGGAGCTTCGAGGCGACGATGTACCCGCCGCCGCCGGAAGGGAACGCCTCGATGATCTGGGAGTAGCTGCCGGAGACGATCAGGATCGTCGCCACCGTCATCACCGCGACGAAGATGGCAAGCACCGAGTGCTGCCCGAGGGCGAGGTACGCCTCCTCCGGACCGTAGCACGAGGAGGTGATCCCGTCCGCGCCCAGCCCCACCCACGCGAAGAAGGCGATGAGGGAGACGTTGTGGAAGATCTTCGGGTCGAACAAATCCCGGGGGGCGCCGAACAGGACCCGCTTCATCCGCCGGTACAGGGAATCGTTTTCCATCGGTGCCGTCATCTTCCCTGCTCCTCGATCGCCGGACGGGCGCGGGAGAGCGCGTTGGCCATGATGCGGAGATTATCTCAGCGGGAAGGGACCCCCGCAACGGGATTCGTCACGGGAGCGGTTGTCACGGCAAGACCTTGAACAGGCGACTCCCCGCAAATCGCATGTTCGCCACCGCGCTCTGCGATATATTAAACTATCCCGAAGAAACCCGGAGATCCCGATGGCCCACTGGTTCCGGAATATGCGAATCCGCCGCCGGATGCACGAAGTCTTTCGCCTCCCCCTCCCTTGCGACCCCCGGCTCGCCGAAAACCGGTTCAGCGAGGCCCGAGAAACAGCGAGGGCCTTGTACCGCCGGATCGTCCAGGCCGCCCCCACTCCCCCCGGGTTCGTCCACCCCCAATGGGAGGAGAACATCCGGGAAGTGGAAAGCTACTTCCTCGAACGGTTCGATATGTCGTTCATGGCCTACCCCCGTATCAACAGTACGATGGTTTTCACAAAACACGCCGCCCACGAGGCAGAGTGGCCGTCCGTGGAGGCGTGGCGTTCCCCGGACACCGTGCAGAAATACCTCCGGAACGGATTGAACGATCATTTCCTGACGGGAAAGATCGGGATCGGGACCCTGATCAACTCGACGCACCAGCTTTACCACCTGGCCTGTTTCGAACGGTTCCGCGGGGAACAGATCGAACAAGTGAGGTCCGTGGTGGAGTTCGGGGGAGGGTACGGCAACCTCGCCCGCCTCTTCCGTTGTTTCGAGGGTCTTTCCCGCTACGCAATCGTCGATCTTCCGCTGTTCAGCTGCATCCAATACGTGTTCTTGTCGACTGTACTCGGCCCCGGAGGAGTGCGTCTCGTCACCGAACCTCGAACCCCCTCAGCGGACGGAATCGTTGACCTGGTGCCGATCAACCTCCTGACGGACCTTCCCAGGGACGGGGAGCTTTTCGTCAGCACGTGGGCGTTGAGCGAATGCCTTCCCGCGGCGTACGATCTCGTGCGCGAGAGAGACTGGTTCGGGGCCCGGGAGATCCTCCTTGCGTTCCACGATGGGTGGAAGCCGTGGAGCACCGAGGAGATGATCGGGGGATTGAGGGAACGGTTCGGCCGGGTCGAGACAGTGCCCCTCCATTTCCTCCCTGGCAATCATTACCTGCAGGCGACCGGGAGGATCGCGCCCGGAGGAAATGGTTGACAGCGCATACGACCCCCCGGAATATCCTGGTCATCCAGTTGGGGGATATCGGGGACGTTGTCCTTGCAACAGCGTCGTTCCGCGCCCTCAAGGATCTCCTGCCGGGTGCCCGGATTCATGCGGTGGTGCGGAAGGGGTGCAGCGCGCTCCTGGCGGCGGACCCGAACCTGAACGGAGTCTTCGAATCGCGTCGGGGCAGCGGGAGGCTCTCCGATGCCGCGAGGGAGAACCTCGCGCTGGCCCGGGCCCTCCGGGCGGAGCGGTTCGACCTGGTGATTGACCTGCGGACCGGGGACCGGAGCGCCATTCTCGCATTTCTCGTGCGTGGGGTGGAAAAGGTCGCCTATGCCGGCGACGGGGCATTCTGGAGAAGGTTCGTCTATACCCGGCTGTTCGATCGCCTCGCGGCGGCGCCGCCGCCCGCCCATCCGGGGGCCGACCAGTCGCTGCGCATCCTGCGGGCCGCGGGGTTGGACGTAGGAAATTTCCTTCCCCAGCTTCACGTTTCCGATGAAACGGACGCAGCGGCCAGGGGGA
Protein-coding regions in this window:
- a CDS encoding APC family permease, whose protein sequence is MTAPMENDSLYRRMKRVLFGAPRDLFDPKIFHNVSLIAFFAWVGLGADGITSSCYGPEEAYLALGQHSVLAIFVAVMTVATILIVSGSYSQIIEAFPSGGGGYIVASKLLGEKAGVVSGSALVIDYILTITMSVAAGTDAFFSILPPQYLHLKLGFVTLVIVTLVWMNLRGIKESVAVFTPIFMVFMLGHIPLLLYAMGRHVAELPIVASAVSRDFHTTLGQVGWVGLAALLLRAFSMGGGTFTGIEAVSNSMQTLREPRVHTGKKAMLYMAVSLSFLAGGILLSYLLYKVGHVPGKTLNAVLFGKVVGDLWQGSGGKILLAIVLGSETALLFVAAQTGIIDGPQVLSNMALDYYVPRRFAHLSERLVRNYGVVFMGGMALLMLYISGGSVQYLVIMYSINVFLTFSLSQFGMILHWWKDRKTEAKWKFGIAMNGVGFLVTGTVLCVTVFFKFRAGGWVTLLITGLFVSGSFAIRRHYRSAQESMRRLDELLLTLPPVTVPAAQEPMVRRQAPTAVIMVSGYNGLGMHVFFSVVKQFPGMFRNFIFISAGVVDTSVFKGAAEVENLAHNLREQLGKYVEFVKGHGYYAEARTLVGTDAIESITHLAEEVVKDFPNICVFAGKLVFREENLLSRLLHNQTAFMAQKRLVFAGLPMIVMPIRVL